Genomic DNA from Paenibacillus borealis:
CCTCCGGTGTGGTAATGAAATGGGTCAGCACCTCGCTGCCGTCAATCCCCCTCCACTGGAACGTATCATGCGGCATGCGGTTATACTGGCTCCAGCTGATCTTCGTCGTCATGAAGGTGTCAATGCCCGACTTACGCAGAATCTGCGGCAGCGCCCAGCTGTAGCCGAACACGTCCGGCAGCCATAGATACTTGCAGTCAACGCCAAATTCCTCGCGGAAAAATTTCGTCCCGTACAGAATCTGGCGCACCAGCGACTCACCGCTGGTCAGATTGCAGTCCGCTTCCAGCCACATCGCACCTCCGGCTTCCCAGCGTCCTTCTTCCACCCGCTGCTTGATTTCGCTATAAATCTCCGGATAATCCTGCTTGATATAGGCATAGAGCTGCGGCTGGGTCTGCAGGAAGATGTACTCCGGGAATTGCTTCATCAGCCGGAGCACCGTAGAGAAGGAGCGGGCCGCTTTCTCACGGGTATGGGTAAGGCGCCATAACCAGGCTACATCAATATGGGTATGGCCGAGCGCGGTTACGGTAACCGGATGCTGCTGCTCCAGCAGGGCCAGGGCTTCGAGCAGGCCCTTCTCGGCCTCCTGGACTGAAGTATAGAAATCTGCGCTGCCGGGTCTTGACCAGTCCAGCATATTAAACGAGCGGTTCAATGCCATCAGCAGCTCATGCTTCTCGATCTGGCTGTCGGCAAGCTGCTTATAGGTAGCCAGTGCCGCCCGGCCTGTATAATACAGATTGTCGGCCGGTTCATCCAGATAAGCCAGCTCTGCCCGTTTGATCCGGTGCTCCTGAGGAATCAGCTGGCCGTCTCCGTTCAGGCCTGACCATAAGCGGAAGGTGAAATTCAGCTCCCTGCCGGCGGCATCCTCCTCAAGAAACACCTCCTGATGATTGGAATCCACACCCTGATACGGCTTGCCGTCCAGAAACAGCAGGGATTCGAAGCCGCTGTTGTTCCCACCGCCTGTCCGGCCGAAATCGAATATACCTACAATACGCTTCCCCCGCCAAGCTGCGGGTACGGTTATTTTGCGGTGCAGCCACAAATATACGTCACTGCCGGTCCAGTAATCCCCTATACGAAGCTTCTTGTCTCCTTCCGGGGCGGACGGATAGACACCATTGTCTCCGTCCTGATCATCAGTAACCGCCCATTCATCAAGCGTAATAACCTCACGGTACCGGTAACCCTCCAGCTCCTTCAACCGCAGTGCAAGCTTCTCTTCAGTCCAGAACATTCCCATTCCGATTCTCCTCCTTTTATATAACACGTGTTATCAAGCAGACAGAGAGGATGGTCCATCCGCTTAAGGATGGTCCCTTCTCCCTTACAACACAACCCACAATTTCACTAGCCAAGCCTTGCTAGACTTCCCGTCACAGCAGTCTAGGCGCTTTCTCCTGGACGCAATACGGCGGGCAGCCAAATCTTCTCTGCCTGTCCTGCTCCCATCCCGCCGTTCATCTGCGTATGTAAGCAGCGCACAGCTTCCTCCCCCATACTTACATAGGGAATCTCTACGCAGCTTAGAGACGGCAGGCTGAGACGGTGGCCCTGAATCGTATCATCTGCCGCCATGATCCTTACGTCTTCACCAATGCGCAGGCCAAGCTTGTGGGCCGCCCGGTACAGGTCGGGAATCGCGCTTGACCAGTTGACCAGCAGCGGCGCATGCTGCGGACCGCTATCCGCCAGCCTCTGCAGGCACTCTGTCCATGCGCCATGGTGCTCCTCCAACCGGATCACGACTGGCTCCATCCCGTGTGCGCTGCACCAGCCTGTATAGGCGTCACGGCGGTTCCGCTCCGCCCAGTTATCCGCGCTATGCTCGTGGTACACCTCGGCATAGACCGGCCCCGGCTGCTGCGGCGTACCCTCCCGCAGCAAATAATTCAGCGCGGTCTCCACACTGCCCGAATAATCGGCCAGTACAGAATATACGCCTGACACCTCCGCGTACCCTTCTACAGAAACATAGGGAATTCCGGCATCTCCTATGCGGGAAGCCCACTCCTGATCCCCGTAGCTGGTGTGGTCAAGCGTCACTATCCCGTCAATTTTCCGCTGGTGATATAACTCCAGCAGCTCGGCCCTGCCGTTGGCATTCCCCTTATGGCGCGGAGAGCAGAGCAGAATATGATATCCGCTGAGCTCACACTCCCGCTGCATGCCTTCCAGCAGCCGGGTGAACAGCGGATGGCGCGTATCTCCATAAGCGGCAAGCGTCATGCTTCTTCCCGTCTTCATGCTGCGCGCACCGGCGTCCACATGATAATTCAGCTCGCGGATAGCTTCCAGCACGGCTTCACGCGTCTCCGCTCCAACCCCTATGCCCGGAGTATCGTTAAGCACCGCAGATACCACACTGCGGGACACGCCCGCCCGCTTGGCTACGTCAAAGCTGGTTACTCTTTTTTTGCCCATATCAGCACCTCACCGAGAGTATAACACGTGTTATAAAATATTGTACAGCGCTTTCTTTATTTTTGTATCCGAAAAAACAGGGCCCTTTTGCAATACGCATGGCCCCTGCTAAGTGCGATCGGAATCTAGACTGGCCTCCCCGAAGGCGGGTGTACCGTCTCCGCCCCCCCTTTCATCCCTGCGGTAGGCCCCGGGGGTTTGTCCGGACCATTTCTTGAACGTTTTGATAAAATAATTGTCGTTCGGGAATCCGACGCTGCGGCCGATTTCATTAACGGTTAAGTCTGTTTCGCGGAGTAAGCGCCGGGCTTTCTTCACGCGCACATGCTGCAGGTAGCTGATGAGAGTCTCCCCTGTCTTCAGGCGGAAAAGACCGCTGAGATAATGCTCCTCCATGGCAACATAACGGGCGACCGCACGCAGTGTGATATTCTCGGCAAAACGGCTATGGATGTATTCCAGTACGCGGTTGATTTCGGGATGATTGGTTGTTACCCCCTCCGCTGCGGCCATGCGTAACTGCATTTCTTCCGCCACAGCCAAAAAGCAATCGAGCAATTCCTGGTGGGTTACCGCTTCGCGCAGACGCTGAGCAGATCCGGACGGAGGCTGATTGCCGATTTCGGCAAAGGTCCGCACCAGGCGTTCCGCCTTCTCTATCACCAGGGAGAAAGGAAGCCGGCTTGACCGCAACGTTTCCCACATCGCGCAAGCTGTATGCCGCATATCCGCGCTCCGCCGCTGGGCAAAGGCCAGAACAATCTCCTTCTCCATGACCCATACAGGCGGAAGCTTGGGCTCTCCGGCCGCATCCGGCCCGGTGGAGGCTGTAGGCGCAGGCTCTGCGCCGCTGCCATCTGCCTGAGCTTTGCCCTTAATTCCGTACCAGAGGTCGTTTAGCTGCCGGTAGAGCCGGGTCCACTCCGCATGGATGAGACCTGGCGGAACCGGACCGCAGGCCACAGCCTGAAGGGGCAGGCCCGCTGCAAGCTTGCCGGGCAGCCTAAGGCTGCCTTCAGACCAGAAGAAGCAGGTCGTACAGCCGTCTGCCGTAAAAGAACCGGTCCACACCTCCTCCGTCCAGGTGTCTGGCGGGCAGGCTTCCAGGACGGCTGCCAGCAGCGGCCGGGCGGTCCCGATGCAGGAGACCATGAGCAGCCGCCGGTAGGATGCCGGAGGCGCTGGCGGCGCTGTCTCCTGTCCCGCCTTCACCGCCTCCCAGACGAGGGGATAATAGCGGTCGAATTCCTGCCCGAGCAGTGCATGCCGCTGCCTGCGCGAGGCAGACAAATCTTCGCCGATCTTAAGCAGCATCTCCTGCAGCTCCGGGATGCTCAGCGACAGCTTGAGCACATACCCGCTGGCTCCCAGCTCCAGCGCTTTGCGGGCATATTCGAACTCGCCCATGCAGGTCAGCATGACAAACCGGCTGTCCAGCCCGGCATGGCGCGTCTGCCGCAGCAATTCCAGTCCGTCCATGCGGGGCATAAGAATGTCGGCAATGACAAGATCGGGTCTCAGCTGATGCATCAGCTGCAAAGCCTCCTCTCCGTCGGAAGCCTCACCTGCCACACTGAAGCCATAAGCTTCCCAGTCCACCAGTTTAAGCAGCTTGCGCCGGACAAACTGTTCGTCTTCAACCAGAAGAATTTTCCACATGCTCTGCACCTCCGGATTGGAAAGGATTTGCAATCAATAACGGGATTGTGATGCGTGCCATTGTCCCCTTCTCCCCTTCCAGAAGAACGAGACTGCCATCTTCCCGGAACAGCAGCTGCAGGCGCTGGCGGATGTTGGCGATTCCGATGCCTTTGCGCGCGCGAATCTCCGGGTGTTCCCCGGCGCGGGCAAGGCCGACGCCGTTGTCCTCCAGCTCCAGAATCAGCGTGCGTCCCGATCTCCTTGCCCGGACAGAGACCCGGGAATCCTCCTGCAGCGTGGAGAAGCCGTGCTTGAAGGCGTTCTCCATCAGCGGCTGCAGCGCCAGCTTCGGAACAAGGGCATAGGCCAGCCCTTCCTCCACATCCAGAGTGACCCTTACTTTGCCCTCATAGCGGATATTCTGGATATATACATACGCCTGCAACAGATCCAGCTCATTCTGCAAGGGAATCAGCTCTACATCCGAGTAAAGGCTTGTTTCCAGCAATTTGCCCAAAGAAATCGATATTTCTGCAATATCATGCTCTTCCTTTTCATAGGCGATCCATTTGATCGTGTTCAGCGTGTTCAGCAGGAAATGCGGATTCATCTGGGCGGTCAGCATCTGATAGTGCAGTGCTTCCTTCTGCCGTTCCTCCAGCTTCAGCTTCTGCAGCAATCCGCCGATATCCGTCATCATCGTATTAAACGTAGCCGCCAGATCCCTCATCTCTCCATGAAAAAAGGATTCTTCCACCCGTGTATTCAATTCCCCCTGTGCGGATAACGCCATCTTGCGCCGGAGCAGCGCGATGGGCCGGGACATGGCACCGGCGATGAGGAAGGTAAGCAGGAGGAAGCCGCCGGACAACAGCAGGGAGAAATTGAAATTCTGCTCCCGCAGTTCCTTCATATTCCCAAGATAAGTATTCAGCGGCATGGACGCGGCCAGATACCAATCCAAATTGTAGAGCGGGCTGATCGTCAAAATCGACGAGCTCTCATAATCAACCCGCTGCATGGGTTCCTCTCTTGCCGGAACACGGATCATTTCTTGGATGGCCGTGCGGTCCACCGCCCGGAAGTAATCGGAGGAATTGAGCAGTTGGCCTCCCTGGTCCATCAATACATAATGCTGCTGGAGCAGCAGATCCTGCGACGCTTCGGCAAGCCAGCCGTCATAATAAAAATTAATCCGCAGATAACCGAACGGCTGCTGCCGGTTATCGAGCAATACTGCATACATGGACAAATCCTCGCCGGTCACCCAGCGGAAGGAGTCTCCCTCAGCACCGAGTCCGGCAAACCCGCTCTCCGAGGCAAAATCGGCATGCTCCTGCCCGGTCTGCACAAGCCCGTCGGTGTGGTACAGCGTGCCGGACCTGTCAGCCAGCGTGACGGTAATCTGGGCGGGCAGCTCCAGCGATGCCGGACGGGCGGTGCTTTGCAGGAATACCGCTTTCTCCGCAGGATTGAATTGTCCCGGATACAGCAATACGGAGCGGGTATACGGGTCCCGCTCCAGGTACACATAATAGAGGAAAGCTTTATTGATCTCGTTGTTCAAGGCGTCGTTAACCACGTTAAGCTGCTCGATGGCCTTTTCCTGAAACTCGCGGGACACTGTCCGTTCCATCATCCGGTAATTATAGATTTGCAGCAGGAAAAAGGGCAGCAGGAGGAAGATCACAACAGCGGCAAACAAGCGGTTTCTGAACTTTTGTGGCCATATGCGTTTCCAGCCTCCCATCGTCTTCCCTCCCGGTTATCATTACCGTAAATTCATGCTACAGTATATCACAACTGCCGGGCTCCGCAGGTTTATCCTGTTCATTCCGCATAACCCAGCTCCTGCAGCTGTTTCATTGCGCTGTCCTGGAAGATCTGGTACTTGAAGGTCGTGTTCAGCTTCTCCAGGAAGCTGTCGTATTGCTCCAGCTTTGTTCTGCCGTATTGGAATTTGAGCATTTCCTCATTCTTGAAGCGGTCGGCGTCGGCTGCGTTGTAGTTCTGCGGGAAAACAACAAACCCGTTGTAGGTATCCAGCACTTCAACCTGTTCGCTAACCTGAATATAGTCAATCTGTTTGGCAAATTTGGTGCTCAGATATTCCGCTTCCGGCCGGCCGGCCAGCTGGTAGACCCAGGTGAATGCCGCCTCTGCGGACCGGTCCGTAATCACCGGCTTGCCGTTTTCTTTGGTGAAATGTACACCTTCCTGGCCAAACTGCACAAGCTCGGAGCCCTCACCGGAGGCTGTATAATTGATAAGGTCAAAAATGCGGTTCAGCTTGGTTTCGTCTTGGGCGGCCTGGCGTGAGATGGCTACGATGCCGGATACGCTGGACTTATCCATGGCGGCAAGAATGTTCGCTTTGGGTCCCTGCAGCTTGTTCAGCATCAGGAATTCCGCATCCGGATTGGCGCCCTTCCATTTCTCCACTTCATTGTCCTTCATAATCTGCGTCCAGTCGCTGATGATAATGCCGGCCTTGCCCTGGAACGCTTTGTCTTTGGCGTTGTCGCCCTTGTTGCTGGCAATCTCCGGATCGACCACGCCGGAATTCAGCACCTTCTGAGTATAAGCCAGCGCTTCCTTCATTTCCGGTTCGAACATGCCGTTGACCATCTTCCCGTCCTTGATATACAGCGCGTCGGCGACGCCATGCTGCAGGTTGATCAAATGGACCAGAGTGCCGAGGCTGCCTGTGATGCCGAACGTGTCTTTCTTGTTATTCCCGTCCGGGTCCTGATCGGTAAACGCTTTCGCAACCTCAAACACTTCATCAAGGGTCTCTGGAACCGGCAGCTGCAGCTTATCCAGCCAATCCTTGCGTATCCAGAATAAATTCCAGTTACTCTGGGGATTAAGCGATATGGCGTAATGCTTGCCGTTAACCTCCACCCGGCTGTACACATTGTCCCCGATGGCATCCGCTGCGGGCTTCAATTTCTCCTTATACGGCTCCAGATCAAGCAGAATGTTCTTCTTGACATATTCCTGGAACTCATTCCGCCCATTGAAGAGGATCACATCGGGCAGGTCGCTGCCCGCCGCCCGGATATTCAGCTTCTGAATGAATTCATCCGCAGAAGAGGTCAGCGTCATTTTCAGATCAATATTGAGCTTCTCATCCAGCGTCTTCTTCACGAAGTTATCTTGTTCTTTGGGCATCTGGGTGGTGGTGTTCCAGCCTACCCGCATGACCTCGATAGCTACCTTCTCCGCCCGGGTGTCCGCCGGAGCGTCTGTTGATGAGCCTGGCCCCTCCGTAGCGGAAGAATCTGACTGCGGGCTTCCTCCGCAGGCAGCCAGCAGCAGGCCCGCTGTTAATACACAGGCCAGTTCAGCTGGAATACGCTTCTTTTGTTTCATAGTGATTCTCCCCTTTCGTATACCAAATGTTGTATTGAGTCGGCACCGCAAATGGCTTCAGCGGCGCCGGGAACAATCCGTTACCCCTTCACGGCGCCGATCAGCATGCCCTTGGTCAGATGCTTCTGCACGAAGGGATAGACCAAGATGACCGGCAGGCTTGCCGCCACTACCGAAGCCATCTGCAAGGTCGTTGTCGGCAGCACAATGTCCGCATTATATTCCATTTGCTCGGAGGATAATAACAGACCGCGGATGATGACCTGAAGCGGATTCAAGCCGGGGTCAGTAATATAGTAGACGGCGCTGAAGAAGGTATTCCAGCTGCCTACGACACAGAACAAGCCGATGGTCATCAGCACCGGGATGGAGAGCGGCAGGGCCAGCCGCAGCAGCACCGTAAATTCGCCCGCACCGTCGATCCGTCCCGATTCGAACAGTTCTTCGGGCAGGCTTTCGAAGAACGTTTTGACCACAAGCACATTCCAGGTCGACATCGCCCCGGGAATAATCATCGCCCAGACCGTGTTAAGCAGGCCTGTTCCTTTTACGACCAGGTAGGTCGGGATCAAGCCGCCGCCGAACATCATGGTGAACACGATCAGGAAGATGAAGAAGCTGCGGCCCACCAGATGCTTTCGGCTCAAGGTGTAGGCCATGAGCACCGTCAGGACCAGATTGATCAGTGTGTTCATTACCGTAACGAAGCTGGTCACGAGGAAGGCGCGGGGAATGGCATCCATTCCGAACAGCGCCTTATAGGCCTCAAAGGTAATCCGGCGGGGAATCAGCACAAAACCGCCGTTGCGCAGCACTTCGCTGTAGGGCGTAATGGATACGGCGAACACATACAGCAAGGGAAAGACGGAAATCACGGCCAGCAATATCAGCAGGACATTAATGAAATAATCGAAATAGCGTTCGTTTCCGCGGCTTACCACAGATTGCCCCCCCATCTCCGGGCCAGCTTATTAGACAGGAATATAAGCACAAGTCCTATCAAGGATTTGAACAATCCGACCGCTGTCGCCAGGCTGAAATTCAGTTGCTCCAAGCCTACCCGGAATACCCAGGTATCAATAATATCTGCCACCGGCATTACCTGGAGATTGTACATAATGTAAATCTGCTCGAAACCGGCATCCAGTGCGGAGCCGACCTTCAGCACCAGCAGCAGGATAATCACGGAACGTATGCCGGGCAGTGTCACATGCCAGATCCGGCGCAGCCTTCCCGCGCCGTCGATGCGGGCCGCTTCATACAGAGTAGCATCAATGCTGGACATGGCTGCCAGATAAATGATAGCCCCCCAGCCAAGATCCTTCCAGACATCGGTTCCCACCAGCACACTGCGGAAATAAGCTGTCGAGGTCAGAAACGGAATGCCGTTCCCGCCCGCCTCCACCACCCAGCGGTTGACGAGGCCGGAGGTTTCGGACAGAAAGGCAATAGCAATGCCGTAGATAATGACATAGGACAGAAAATGGGGCATATAGCTCAGTGTTTGTACGATCCGGTTCAGCCAAAGACTGCGGCCTTCGTGAATGAGCAGAGCCACGCCGATGGCAGGAATCGTTCCCCAGACTGTTTTGTACAGACTGATCAGGAAGGTGTTCGTGAGCAATTGACTGAAATAAGGCGATTCGAAAAAAAACTGAAAATGCTTGTACCAGGGGTCTGCCCACGGACTGCGCAAAATCCCGCTCAAAATGTCATAATCTTTGAAGGCAATCAGCACTCCGTACACGGGAATATACTTGTAAATAATGTAGTAGGCTACACCGGGAAGCAGCATCAGATACAGAACACGCATGCTCCATATACGCTTCCACACCTTAGCTCTGTATGCGCTCTTCGGCGTTGGGGTACGGTTCAGGGGAGCCGGGAAATGCGCCACAAGGAATTCACCTCTTTGCATTGATATCGTTTACAAGTTAAGAATAACAAGGGAACCGCGGCGCAGCCAGGAACGGATTTAAGGAATTGATAGAACAAATTTACTATCCTGCTGGAGCCGGATCACAGGGGAACGACCGACCAGAGGAACGACCGGCGAAGCAACATGGATGACCGGCAGTGGCAGTCCCGGCAGCGTTAGTCTGTAAAGCCGCACTTTAGACAATAACCAATCAAGTTACTGAACGATCGCTGTAGGACTGGCGGAAAACGTGAATTGCTTGCGTTGGATTCATTGCCGGTAGCACGGAGACACTCTGGACGCACTGGGACAAAATTGTTGTACGTTTTACAACTTCAATTCATCGATAACCGGGTGTCTGGAAGGATTGTTGTATAAAATACAAGAATAATTCTGTTAAGCCGTCTGAAACAGGAAAAATGTTGCACTTGATACAACAATATTGGATTTGAGTCGATATTAGGAGGGAAATGTTGTATTTTGTGCAGGATTTCACAAAAAGTCAACCGCTCCCTGCCACGGAAAGCGGATGAATGAGGAAATTCCTGAGGTAACAAAGTATTACTGCATACAAAAAGGCCCGTAAACTGCGGGAACGCAATTCACGGGCCTTATCACATTAGCTGAATGATCCTGAATGATCTATCAGCGCAGACATGCATGCTTGCATGCGTTCCAATACTGTACCTTTACTGTATCTTTACTGTATCTTTACTGTACCTTTACTGTACCTTCGCTGTACCTCAACTTTACTTGCACTCTAACTATATTCTATTCTTACATTACCTCTACCCTACCATTTACTCTACTTTTACTGCACCCTCGCCGTTCCTTCGCGGTATCCTTACTGTGCCTTGAATGTGCCTTGAATGTGCCTTTATTCCACTTTTACTACCTTTACTGCCCCTCACCGTTCCTTCGCTGTATCCATACTGCACCTTCTTTGTAGCTTTACAGTACCTTTGCACTACCGCAAATCCAGCCACTCGATAGCTACCGCACCAGCCGCAGCGCTGACTGTCAGCTCATGTGTTCCAGCTTCCAGTTGCTGGCCGCTCTGGATCCCCACCGTCTGCCAGTTCTGCCCGGAGTCCGAGGCAGCACCGTGAACCCGGCCGACCTCCTGACCGTCCAGCTTCACCATCAGCTCACTGTCCACCCCGCTCATCAGCACCCGCAGCTCCAGAGCCAGCGAAGTCTTCGCCTCCTGCAAGACCTGCGAATCCACCATGCCCTGCGTGTCCTCCGAGTCTTGCGCGCCCTGCGGCTCCCGCCAGTCCTCCAGGCCCTGCCTGTCTTCCAAGCCCCGCGGGTCCTGCGGCTCCGGCCGGTCCAGCAGGCTCAGCCGCTCCGCATCTCCCTGCGAATCCCGATCGGTAGCCGTAAATTCATACGCCGCCCAATCACCCTCTGCCAGTACGACACACAGCCTCTCCTCAGGCAGCCAGGACTGACCGCGGCCATGCTGGAAATTCGGTGCAGTCCGGTCTCCTTCCACGAAGCGGAAGTCCATTCCATCCTCCTCCCGGAAGCCGGCGCCTGCCGGAGCCAGCCTGCCGGGAGCGCGTCCGAAGCTGACACCGCTCCCCTTGTAGCCATAAAAAATAGCAGGAATCCGTACCGGCAGACGCCGGAACAAGGAGCGGACAACGTCCGCATGGTACACACAGTTGTCCAGGCTCAGATTGCGCAAATATTCGTCCAGGATCGCCTGCGCCTCGACGCGCTCCGGCTTCGCGCCTCCCTCCAGATAGCTGACCAGCTTATGCCAGCCTTGCGGAAGAATGATGGAACAGGGGGAGTTATCCGTGTCGAGCTTTTTCCAGGTCCAGAAGTTCCAGGAGATGCCGTGATCTTCAAACAAGCGGAACGCACCGGTGTACCAGTCCTTGTTGTTCTCCCCGCCCTCGCCCATGAACAGCGGCACATTCAGCTTCTCTCTTGCGTCGAGATACTTCTGAATGCTCGCAGTATCGGGATTGTTCCAGTACTTGTGAAACTGCAGCATCAGATTAGGGTCCGGCAGTTCATTGCCCGGCAATCCCTCGAAGATCGACCAGTCCGTCGCCCAGTGCACGCCTTCCAGAATAATCATATGCCGCGCATCGACCTCCCGGATAGCCGTGATAATCTCACGGTACAGGGGCATCACCTGGTCATTGTACTGAGAGAACCAGTCCGGCAGCGGCTCGTTCAGCAGGTCATAGCCCGCTACGATCCATTCGTCCTTATACCGCTCCGCGAGCATCCGCCAGATGGCGATAGTCAACTGCTTGTTGGACTCATCCGTGAACAGCTCCGGCAGATCCTGCGCGGAGTCGTCGATATTCGTTCCGGTCTGGCCGCCGGGTGCTCCATGCAGATCCAGAATGGCGTAGACTCTGTGCTCCCTGCACCAGCCAATGACCTGATCCAGCCGCACCAGATGCTCCTCATGCCAGCCGGACTCCCCCTCTTCTTCCCGCAGGATATAGCGGGCATTAATCGGAATCCGGACCGAGTTGAAGCCTTCTTCGGCAATCCGCACAATATCCGCTTCGGCCACGTAACGGTCGTAATAGGTCTCCCAGAACTCCGCCGCCCTGTCAGCACCAATAAGCCCGGTAATCATCGCCTCGATCCGTCGCGGACGGTCCCCCTGTTCCGGGAAACGCCACATGTAGCCTTCGGGAAGCAGCCAGCTTCCAAGTCCTACCCCGCGCAGCAGCAGCTCGCGTCCTTCCCCGTTTCTTAAACGGTGTCCATCTGCATAGAGAAACCCGCTTACTTCTTGATGGTCCGGGTGAATCATTTGTATTTCCTCCCTTTACCCTTTGACGGCGCCTTCGGCAATGCCATTCAGAATATATTTTTGCAGCAGCAGATATAGAATTACAACGGGCAGCATGGTCAGCACCAGCGAGGACAGAATCGCCGACCAGTCATTATTGCCATATTGCCCGAACAGCATATTGGTGGACAACAGCAACGTATATTGATCGGCATCCGTGAGCATCAGCAGCGGCAGCAGGAAATCATTCCACATCCACAGCAGATTGAGAATCGCCACAGTTGTCGTAATCGGCAGCAGGAGCGGAAAAATAATCGTAGTGAACAGCCTCAGCTCCCCGCAGCCG
This window encodes:
- a CDS encoding ABC transporter permease, whose protein sequence is MRVLYLMLLPGVAYYIIYKYIPVYGVLIAFKDYDILSGILRSPWADPWYKHFQFFFESPYFSQLLTNTFLISLYKTVWGTIPAIGVALLIHEGRSLWLNRIVQTLSYMPHFLSYVIIYGIAIAFLSETSGLVNRWVVEAGGNGIPFLTSTAYFRSVLVGTDVWKDLGWGAIIYLAAMSSIDATLYEAARIDGAGRLRRIWHVTLPGIRSVIILLLVLKVGSALDAGFEQIYIMYNLQVMPVADIIDTWVFRVGLEQLNFSLATAVGLFKSLIGLVLIFLSNKLARRWGGNLW
- a CDS encoding carbohydrate ABC transporter permease, translated to MVSRGNERYFDYFINVLLILLAVISVFPLLYVFAVSITPYSEVLRNGGFVLIPRRITFEAYKALFGMDAIPRAFLVTSFVTVMNTLINLVLTVLMAYTLSRKHLVGRSFFIFLIVFTMMFGGGLIPTYLVVKGTGLLNTVWAMIIPGAMSTWNVLVVKTFFESLPEELFESGRIDGAGEFTVLLRLALPLSIPVLMTIGLFCVVGSWNTFFSAVYYITDPGLNPLQVIIRGLLLSSEQMEYNADIVLPTTTLQMASVVAASLPVILVYPFVQKHLTKGMLIGAVKG
- a CDS encoding LacI family DNA-binding transcriptional regulator, encoding MGKKRVTSFDVAKRAGVSRSVVSAVLNDTPGIGVGAETREAVLEAIRELNYHVDAGARSMKTGRSMTLAAYGDTRHPLFTRLLEGMQRECELSGYHILLCSPRHKGNANGRAELLELYHQRKIDGIVTLDHTSYGDQEWASRIGDAGIPYVSVEGYAEVSGVYSVLADYSGSVETALNYLLREGTPQQPGPVYAEVYHEHSADNWAERNRRDAYTGWCSAHGMEPVVIRLEEHHGAWTECLQRLADSGPQHAPLLVNWSSAIPDLYRAAHKLGLRIGEDVRIMAADDTIQGHRLSLPSLSCVEIPYVSMGEEAVRCLHTQMNGGMGAGQAEKIWLPAVLRPGESA
- a CDS encoding extracellular solute-binding protein, whose amino-acid sequence is MKQKKRIPAELACVLTAGLLLAACGGSPQSDSSATEGPGSSTDAPADTRAEKVAIEVMRVGWNTTTQMPKEQDNFVKKTLDEKLNIDLKMTLTSSADEFIQKLNIRAAGSDLPDVILFNGRNEFQEYVKKNILLDLEPYKEKLKPAADAIGDNVYSRVEVNGKHYAISLNPQSNWNLFWIRKDWLDKLQLPVPETLDEVFEVAKAFTDQDPDGNNKKDTFGITGSLGTLVHLINLQHGVADALYIKDGKMVNGMFEPEMKEALAYTQKVLNSGVVDPEIASNKGDNAKDKAFQGKAGIIISDWTQIMKDNEVEKWKGANPDAEFLMLNKLQGPKANILAAMDKSSVSGIVAISRQAAQDETKLNRIFDLINYTASGEGSELVQFGQEGVHFTKENGKPVITDRSAEAAFTWVYQLAGRPEAEYLSTKFAKQIDYIQVSEQVEVLDTYNGFVVFPQNYNAADADRFKNEEMLKFQYGRTKLEQYDSFLEKLNTTFKYQIFQDSAMKQLQELGYAE
- a CDS encoding response regulator transcription factor, which gives rise to MWKILLVEDEQFVRRKLLKLVDWEAYGFSVAGEASDGEEALQLMHQLRPDLVIADILMPRMDGLELLRQTRHAGLDSRFVMLTCMGEFEYARKALELGASGYVLKLSLSIPELQEMLLKIGEDLSASRRQRHALLGQEFDRYYPLVWEAVKAGQETAPPAPPASYRRLLMVSCIGTARPLLAAVLEACPPDTWTEEVWTGSFTADGCTTCFFWSEGSLRLPGKLAAGLPLQAVACGPVPPGLIHAEWTRLYRQLNDLWYGIKGKAQADGSGAEPAPTASTGPDAAGEPKLPPVWVMEKEIVLAFAQRRSADMRHTACAMWETLRSSRLPFSLVIEKAERLVRTFAEIGNQPPSGSAQRLREAVTHQELLDCFLAVAEEMQLRMAAAEGVTTNHPEINRVLEYIHSRFAENITLRAVARYVAMEEHYLSGLFRLKTGETLISYLQHVRVKKARRLLRETDLTVNEIGRSVGFPNDNYFIKTFKKWSGQTPGAYRRDERGGGDGTPAFGEASLDSDRT
- a CDS encoding sensor histidine kinase; its protein translation is MGGWKRIWPQKFRNRLFAAVVIFLLLPFFLLQIYNYRMMERTVSREFQEKAIEQLNVVNDALNNEINKAFLYYVYLERDPYTRSVLLYPGQFNPAEKAVFLQSTARPASLELPAQITVTLADRSGTLYHTDGLVQTGQEHADFASESGFAGLGAEGDSFRWVTGEDLSMYAVLLDNRQQPFGYLRINFYYDGWLAEASQDLLLQQHYVLMDQGGQLLNSSDYFRAVDRTAIQEMIRVPAREEPMQRVDYESSSILTISPLYNLDWYLAASMPLNTYLGNMKELREQNFNFSLLLSGGFLLLTFLIAGAMSRPIALLRRKMALSAQGELNTRVEESFFHGEMRDLAATFNTMMTDIGGLLQKLKLEERQKEALHYQMLTAQMNPHFLLNTLNTIKWIAYEKEEHDIAEISISLGKLLETSLYSDVELIPLQNELDLLQAYVYIQNIRYEGKVRVTLDVEEGLAYALVPKLALQPLMENAFKHGFSTLQEDSRVSVRARRSGRTLILELEDNGVGLARAGEHPEIRARKGIGIANIRQRLQLLFREDGSLVLLEGEKGTMARITIPLLIANPFQSGGAEHVENSSG
- a CDS encoding cellulase family glycosylhydrolase is translated as MIHPDHQEVSGFLYADGHRLRNGEGRELLLRGVGLGSWLLPEGYMWRFPEQGDRPRRIEAMITGLIGADRAAEFWETYYDRYVAEADIVRIAEEGFNSVRIPINARYILREEEGESGWHEEHLVRLDQVIGWCREHRVYAILDLHGAPGGQTGTNIDDSAQDLPELFTDESNKQLTIAIWRMLAERYKDEWIVAGYDLLNEPLPDWFSQYNDQVMPLYREIITAIREVDARHMIILEGVHWATDWSIFEGLPGNELPDPNLMLQFHKYWNNPDTASIQKYLDAREKLNVPLFMGEGGENNKDWYTGAFRLFEDHGISWNFWTWKKLDTDNSPCSIILPQGWHKLVSYLEGGAKPERVEAQAILDEYLRNLSLDNCVYHADVVRSLFRRLPVRIPAIFYGYKGSGVSFGRAPGRLAPAGAGFREEDGMDFRFVEGDRTAPNFQHGRGQSWLPEERLCVVLAEGDWAAYEFTATDRDSQGDAERLSLLDRPEPQDPRGLEDRQGLEDWREPQGAQDSEDTQGMVDSQVLQEAKTSLALELRVLMSGVDSELMVKLDGQEVGRVHGAASDSGQNWQTVGIQSGQQLEAGTHELTVSAAAGAVAIEWLDLR